A single genomic interval of Picosynechococcus sp. PCC 7003 harbors:
- a CDS encoding AAA family ATPase: protein MRAIAIFSPSRRSGKSWLITALARSLTRQGLRVVPFQSQTEITDGYRVDAAAEVSQSSAWQAWAAKIQPATHLNPVLLKACSPPGEPWPKFQLLIQGRGIGTVKRTAYYDNYYDIARPLIRECLMELQSNCDVLLFDSYRDSLCHPLASDTDQNFELLKGLEVPVAGIILIDCTHEGGINQLWGLWQRLSPENRQLIRGVIFNQWQGDRPQETQTSQWVKTHLKRPVLGYIRPLQNLTFDPESLCTLPAPNPTKLPQNKLRLQVLQLPNLSSYADFDPLMGESSVNLEFLDHTEPLCYPDAVIVPHTDQAIADLDYLHKYGYPQQLQQFVNAGGTVLGIGNGANLLSKKIVLPSGDFQPALGLMPFASQSHTKAALFPVETFSRLPFPNLPLSGMTLPCGILNYAPSSGYTQLFETPNLGLVNPSQNIWVVYLQGLFNNGSWCRFWLNALRQKRGLSSLPTGIANFNERQEAILETLANHIEQYIDPMTLLDEAP, encoded by the coding sequence ATGCGGGCGATCGCCATTTTTAGCCCTAGTCGTCGGTCTGGAAAATCATGGTTGATTACGGCGCTGGCCCGCTCCTTAACTCGGCAAGGGTTGCGGGTTGTTCCTTTCCAAAGCCAAACAGAAATCACAGACGGCTATCGGGTAGATGCCGCCGCAGAGGTCAGCCAGTCGTCAGCTTGGCAAGCGTGGGCCGCAAAAATTCAACCAGCAACCCATCTCAACCCAGTTTTATTGAAAGCCTGTAGTCCTCCTGGTGAGCCATGGCCCAAGTTTCAACTGCTGATTCAAGGGCGGGGCATTGGTACCGTCAAACGAACGGCCTACTACGATAATTATTACGATATTGCGCGACCGTTGATTCGAGAATGTTTGATGGAATTGCAGTCCAATTGTGACGTGCTGCTATTCGATAGTTATCGCGACAGTCTTTGCCATCCCCTCGCCAGCGATACCGACCAAAATTTTGAGCTCCTCAAGGGTTTAGAGGTGCCCGTCGCTGGCATTATTTTGATCGACTGCACCCATGAAGGGGGGATTAATCAGTTATGGGGCCTCTGGCAACGGCTTTCCCCAGAAAATCGTCAACTGATTCGGGGGGTCATCTTCAATCAGTGGCAAGGCGATCGCCCCCAAGAAACCCAAACCAGCCAATGGGTGAAAACGCATCTCAAACGACCCGTCCTCGGTTATATTCGGCCCCTTCAAAATCTCACCTTTGACCCCGAAAGCCTCTGTACTCTCCCCGCCCCTAATCCCACGAAATTACCCCAAAATAAACTGCGCTTGCAGGTGCTCCAGCTCCCCAATCTCTCATCCTATGCAGACTTTGATCCCTTGATGGGCGAGTCTTCCGTGAACTTGGAGTTCCTTGATCACACCGAACCCCTCTGTTATCCCGATGCGGTGATTGTGCCCCACACAGACCAGGCGATCGCCGATCTCGACTACCTCCATAAATATGGTTATCCCCAACAGTTGCAGCAATTCGTCAATGCTGGCGGTACGGTGTTGGGAATTGGTAATGGTGCCAATCTACTCAGTAAAAAAATTGTCCTCCCCAGTGGGGATTTTCAGCCGGCCCTCGGTTTAATGCCTTTTGCTAGCCAGTCCCACACCAAGGCCGCCCTTTTCCCTGTCGAAACATTTTCACGTCTGCCTTTTCCAAATCTTCCCCTCAGTGGCATGACCCTACCCTGTGGCATCCTGAACTATGCTCCCAGTAGCGGTTATACCCAACTCTTTGAAACCCCAAATCTGGGCCTCGTTAACCCAAGTCAAAATATCTGGGTCGTCTACTTACAAGGATTGTTTAATAATGGTTCCTGGTGTCGCTTTTGGCTTAATGCCCTCCGCCAAAAACGGGGACTTTCTTCTCTACCGACAGGCATTGCCAATTTTAATGAACGCCAAGAAGCAATCCTCGAAACCCTCGCAAATCACATCGAGCAATATATTGATCCGATGACCTTACTAGATGAGGCCCCTTGA
- a CDS encoding Npun_F0494 family protein, translating into MTQVFTPKPIQYPPETIQRALVAFACTPLRWQLLAAMKDQSVALPDIAGEAGLQTGYSGRSLTEGVVEELMMWLIQVGLLRREVDGQGLTDSFRLTPLGRQVLAQWQAEPQALRVSWLSRLQNSLQRWLSRFSI; encoded by the coding sequence ATGACCCAAGTTTTTACGCCAAAGCCCATTCAATATCCTCCCGAAACGATTCAGCGGGCACTGGTGGCCTTTGCCTGTACACCGCTCCGATGGCAACTGCTGGCGGCGATGAAAGATCAGAGTGTGGCGCTACCGGATATTGCTGGGGAAGCAGGACTCCAGACGGGTTATAGCGGGCGATCGCTCACGGAAGGAGTCGTGGAGGAGTTGATGATGTGGCTCATCCAAGTGGGCTTGCTCCGGCGGGAGGTCGATGGTCAGGGGTTGACAGATAGTTTTCGTTTAACACCTCTGGGGCGTCAGGTATTAGCCCAATGGCAAGCGGAACCCCAGGCTCTACGGGTGTCATGGCTGTCTCGGCTCCAAAATAGTTTACAACGTTGGTTGAGTCGGTTTTCGATCTAG
- the bchB gene encoding ferredoxin:protochlorophyllide reductase (ATP-dependent) subunit B produces the protein MKLAYWMYAGPAHIGTLRIASSFKNVHAIMHAPLGDDYFNVMRSMLERERNFTPVTASIVDRNVLARGSQEKVVDNIVRKDQEEQPDLIVLTPTCTSSILQEDLENFVARAQLDAKGDVILADVNHYRVNELQAGDRTLQQIVQFYINKARKQENLATEKTPQPSVNIIGVSTLGFHNNHDIRELKTLMAELGISVNLVIPDKASVHDLKKLPQAWFNLVPYRELGLSTAKYLEQEFDQPYVDITPMGVVETARCIRAIQGVINDQGATADYEAFIEEQTLHVSQAAWFSRSIDCQNLTGKKAIVFGDNTHAAAMTKILAREMGIHVVLAGTYCKYDADWFRQEVSEYCDEILISEDHGEIADAIACLEPAAIFGTQMERHVGKRLNIPCGVIAAPIHIQNFPIGYRPFVGYEGTNQLADLVYNSFTLGMEDHLLEIFGGHDTKEVITTTMSASSDLNWTTEAQGQLNKVPGFVRGKVKRNTEKYARAQGLSEISLEVLYAAKESVGA, from the coding sequence ATGAAACTTGCCTATTGGATGTATGCAGGCCCAGCCCACATCGGCACGTTACGCATTGCCAGTTCTTTTAAAAATGTCCATGCGATTATGCACGCTCCTTTAGGTGATGATTACTTTAATGTGATGCGTTCGATGTTAGAACGGGAACGCAACTTCACCCCCGTCACCGCCAGCATTGTGGATCGGAATGTTCTGGCGCGGGGCTCCCAGGAAAAAGTTGTCGATAATATTGTCCGTAAAGATCAAGAGGAACAACCGGATTTAATTGTCCTGACCCCCACTTGCACCTCGAGCATCCTCCAGGAAGACCTCGAAAATTTTGTTGCCCGCGCCCAGTTGGATGCCAAGGGTGATGTTATCTTGGCCGACGTGAACCACTACCGGGTCAATGAACTCCAGGCCGGCGATCGCACTCTCCAGCAAATTGTCCAGTTTTATATCAATAAAGCCCGAAAACAAGAAAACCTAGCCACCGAGAAAACCCCACAACCCTCGGTAAATATTATTGGGGTCTCGACCCTCGGTTTCCACAATAACCACGACATTCGTGAACTGAAAACCCTCATGGCTGAGTTGGGGATTAGCGTGAATTTGGTCATTCCCGACAAAGCCTCCGTCCATGATTTGAAAAAGTTGCCCCAAGCCTGGTTTAACCTCGTGCCCTACCGGGAATTGGGCTTGAGCACTGCGAAATATCTAGAACAGGAATTCGATCAACCCTATGTGGACATTACCCCCATGGGCGTTGTGGAAACAGCTCGGTGCATCCGCGCGATCCAAGGGGTGATTAATGACCAAGGGGCCACAGCCGATTACGAAGCTTTCATCGAAGAACAAACCCTCCATGTGTCCCAGGCGGCTTGGTTTAGTCGTTCCATTGACTGTCAAAATTTAACCGGCAAAAAGGCGATCGTCTTTGGGGATAATACCCACGCTGCGGCCATGACAAAAATTTTGGCGCGGGAAATGGGCATCCATGTGGTGTTGGCGGGAACCTACTGTAAATATGATGCCGACTGGTTCCGTCAGGAAGTCAGTGAATACTGTGATGAGATTTTAATCAGTGAAGATCACGGTGAAATTGCCGATGCGATCGCCTGCCTAGAACCCGCCGCAATTTTTGGTACCCAGATGGAACGCCACGTGGGCAAACGGTTAAATATTCCCTGTGGGGTGATTGCCGCGCCGATCCATATCCAAAACTTCCCCATTGGTTATCGACCTTTCGTGGGCTACGAGGGCACCAATCAACTTGCGGATCTGGTGTACAACTCCTTCACCCTGGGCATGGAAGACCACCTGCTCGAAATTTTCGGCGGCCACGATACCAAGGAAGTGATCACCACCACCATGTCGGCCAGTTCTGACCTGAATTGGACCACAGAGGCCCAGGGGCAACTGAACAAAGTCCCCGGATTTGTGCGGGGCAAGGTGAAGCGCAACACCGAAAAGTATGCCCGTGCCCAAGGACTGAGTGAAATTTCCCTGGAAGTGCTCTACGCCGCTAAGGAGTCTGTCGGCGCTTAA
- the fmt gene encoding methionyl-tRNA formyltransferase: MLKVVFFGTPQFAVPYLEALLHYPDIEVLGVVTQPDKRRGRGSQLIPSAVKKVVIAHDLPVWQPKRIKKDPETLAILENLQADVFAVVAYGQLLSPQILQMPRLGCVNGHGSLLPKYRGAAPIQWSLVEGETVTGMTTMLMDEGMDTGAMLLKAETPIDLWDNAHDLAVKLATSGAALLTETLIQLAQGKITPVPQDPDHATYAPLIQKEDFQLDWQKGAIALHNQVRGFYPNCVTICRDKPLKVLETIPIVPECFAQYPAAYEPLKELVGSTGNVGEIVAIAKKFGPIIQTGDGLLLLKQVQPSGKKPQSGWDMVNGMRLTVGECLT, encoded by the coding sequence ATGCTTAAAGTTGTCTTTTTCGGCACACCCCAATTTGCGGTGCCTTACCTAGAAGCCCTATTGCATTATCCAGACATTGAAGTGCTGGGGGTGGTCACCCAACCGGATAAGCGGCGGGGCCGGGGTAGTCAGCTGATTCCGTCGGCGGTGAAAAAAGTGGTGATCGCCCATGATCTCCCCGTCTGGCAACCGAAGCGCATCAAAAAAGACCCGGAAACCTTAGCGATTCTCGAAAACCTCCAGGCCGATGTGTTTGCGGTGGTCGCCTACGGGCAGTTGCTCTCGCCGCAAATTCTCCAGATGCCCCGGTTGGGCTGTGTTAACGGCCATGGTTCTCTGCTGCCGAAATATCGGGGGGCCGCGCCGATCCAGTGGAGCTTAGTCGAGGGAGAAACGGTGACGGGCATGACCACCATGCTCATGGATGAGGGGATGGATACCGGGGCAATGCTCCTCAAGGCCGAAACGCCCATTGATCTTTGGGACAATGCCCATGACTTGGCAGTGAAATTAGCGACCTCTGGGGCGGCTTTATTGACGGAAACGCTTATTCAACTTGCTCAAGGGAAAATCACTCCTGTCCCCCAGGATCCAGACCACGCCACCTATGCGCCGCTGATTCAGAAGGAAGATTTTCAGTTAGATTGGCAAAAAGGGGCGATCGCCTTACATAACCAAGTGCGCGGTTTCTATCCCAACTGCGTCACCATCTGCCGCGATAAACCTTTAAAAGTCCTAGAAACGATTCCCATCGTGCCGGAATGTTTTGCGCAGTACCCCGCAGCATACGAACCCCTCAAAGAATTGGTTGGGAGCACAGGAAACGTCGGAGAAATTGTGGCGATCGCCAAAAAATTTGGGCCAATTATTCAAACTGGGGACGGACTTTTATTGCTCAAACAGGTGCAACCCAGCGGTAAAAAACCCCAGTCCGGTTGGGATATGGTCAACGGGATGCGCTTAACCGTGGGTGAGTGCTTGACCTAA
- a CDS encoding HhoA/HhoB/HtrA family serine endopeptidase, with amino-acid sequence MRRSKFVQRFTTHIVALCVGCAITFGALQGSSQTLDQPLADTKPPQEVAAVPVQAGRSFVADAVARTGQAVVRIDTEKTVVRRFQDPFMNDPFFREFFGDRFGLQMPDEQRQVVTGQGSGFITDRSGVILTNAHVVSGADKVTVTLKDGRSFEGEVKGTDEVTDLAVVKIDPKSESIPVAPLGDSGAVQVGDWAIAVGNPVGLNNTVTLGIISTLERSSAQAGIPDKRVDFLQTDAAINPGNSGGPLLNSDGEVIGINTAIRRDAMGIGFAIPINKAKDLEPTLAAGKEVPHPFIGIRMVSLTPDMAKENNADPNSIVLLPEVNGALVLGVVPGSPAETAGLRRGDVITKINGKAIADAQQLQETVEKSGINANLKLEIRRGDRTSEITVRTAQMEGVS; translated from the coding sequence ATGAGACGATCAAAATTTGTCCAACGATTTACAACCCACATTGTTGCCCTCTGTGTGGGCTGTGCCATTACCTTCGGGGCGTTGCAAGGCTCTAGCCAAACCCTTGACCAACCCCTGGCCGATACTAAGCCTCCCCAGGAAGTGGCGGCGGTGCCGGTGCAGGCAGGTCGTAGTTTTGTAGCCGATGCGGTGGCCAGAACCGGTCAAGCAGTGGTCCGGATCGATACGGAAAAAACCGTTGTGCGCCGCTTCCAAGACCCGTTTATGAATGATCCGTTTTTCAGGGAATTTTTTGGCGATCGCTTTGGTCTACAGATGCCCGATGAACAGCGTCAGGTGGTCACTGGCCAGGGATCTGGGTTTATTACCGACCGCTCGGGGGTGATTCTGACCAATGCCCACGTCGTCAGTGGTGCCGATAAAGTAACTGTCACGCTAAAAGATGGTCGTAGCTTCGAAGGGGAAGTAAAAGGCACCGACGAAGTAACCGATCTCGCGGTCGTGAAAATTGACCCTAAAAGTGAGTCTATTCCCGTGGCTCCCCTGGGTGATTCTGGGGCTGTGCAGGTGGGTGACTGGGCGATCGCCGTCGGTAATCCGGTTGGTCTGAACAATACCGTTACCCTAGGGATCATCAGTACCCTGGAGCGGTCTTCGGCCCAGGCGGGGATTCCCGATAAGCGCGTCGATTTCCTCCAGACCGATGCCGCCATTAACCCTGGTAATTCCGGTGGCCCCCTCCTTAACTCCGACGGTGAAGTGATTGGGATTAACACCGCGATCCGTCGGGATGCGATGGGCATTGGGTTTGCAATCCCGATCAACAAAGCCAAGGATCTTGAACCCACCCTCGCTGCTGGGAAAGAAGTCCCCCACCCCTTCATTGGGATTCGGATGGTAAGCCTCACACCGGATATGGCCAAGGAAAATAACGCTGACCCCAATTCCATCGTGCTATTACCGGAAGTGAACGGCGCGCTAGTGCTGGGTGTGGTGCCGGGTAGTCCAGCAGAAACAGCTGGCCTGCGTCGGGGCGATGTAATCACGAAAATCAATGGTAAGGCGATCGCCGATGCCCAACAACTCCAGGAAACCGTTGAAAAGAGCGGTATCAATGCCAACCTGAAGCTCGAAATCCGTCGGGGCGATCGCACCTCAGAGATCACTGTCAGAACGGCGCAAATGGAAGGCGTTTCTTAA
- the proS gene encoding proline--tRNA ligase, translating to MRLSQSLFVTLREDPADAEIPSHKLLLRAGYIRRIGRGIYAYLPLMWRVLQKVSQIVREEMNATGAQETLLPQLQPAEIWQESGRWDTYTQAEGIMFSLRDRLDGELGLGPTHEEVITTIAKDMIRSYRQLPQHLYQIQTKFRDEIRPRFGLMRGREFIMKDGYSFHASEDCLKKTYADMDQAYRNMLRRCGLQFRAVEADSGAIGGSGSQEFMILADAGEDEILYTEDEKYAANTEKAVSLPVDATESPFNSFEKRETPNTATIESLCKFLDCSPTCVVKNVLYQVVYNNGKTVLVLISIRGDQDVNEVKLQNELTKLAPNYDAKTVIALTVPDADAQQKWAAKSLPLGYISPALADDFIAQNKEVSGEFLRLVDHTAATLENFVTGADETNHHVLGANWGTEFKLPALQVDVRLAKTGDRAVHDPTQILQTARGIEAGHIFQLGTKYSEAMGATFTDENGKEQPLVMGCYGVGVSRLAQAAVEQSYDENGIIWPVAIAPYHAVVVVPNVKSEEQMAAAEKLYADLNAAGVETILDDRNERAGVKFKDAELIGIPFRVVTGKSLKDGKVEVVRRKEGDRQDLDLDDVVATLQNWVSEATS from the coding sequence ATGCGCCTTTCCCAAAGTCTGTTCGTTACCCTCCGAGAAGATCCCGCCGATGCGGAGATCCCTAGCCACAAGCTCCTGCTGCGAGCCGGCTATATCCGGCGGATTGGGCGGGGGATTTATGCTTACCTACCGTTGATGTGGCGCGTGCTCCAGAAGGTATCCCAGATCGTCCGGGAAGAGATGAATGCCACCGGTGCCCAGGAAACCCTTTTACCCCAGTTGCAACCCGCAGAGATTTGGCAAGAGTCAGGCCGTTGGGATACCTATACCCAGGCAGAAGGGATTATGTTTTCCCTGCGCGATCGCCTGGACGGAGAGTTGGGTTTGGGGCCGACCCACGAGGAAGTGATTACCACCATCGCCAAGGACATGATCCGCTCCTATCGGCAGTTGCCCCAGCATTTGTACCAGATTCAGACGAAATTCCGCGATGAAATTCGACCCCGGTTTGGCTTGATGCGCGGGCGGGAATTCATCATGAAAGACGGCTATTCATTCCATGCTTCCGAGGACTGTCTCAAAAAAACCTATGCAGACATGGATCAGGCGTACCGCAATATGTTGCGTCGCTGTGGATTGCAATTCCGGGCTGTAGAGGCCGACTCCGGGGCGATTGGCGGTTCTGGTTCCCAGGAATTTATGATCCTCGCCGATGCCGGGGAAGATGAAATTCTCTACACCGAAGACGAAAAATACGCGGCGAATACCGAGAAAGCAGTATCTCTGCCCGTTGATGCGACTGAATCTCCTTTCAACAGTTTTGAAAAGCGCGAAACCCCGAACACAGCTACCATCGAATCCCTGTGTAAGTTCCTAGATTGTTCCCCCACTTGTGTCGTTAAAAATGTTCTTTATCAGGTAGTTTATAATAATGGCAAAACAGTTTTAGTCTTGATTTCTATTCGGGGTGATCAAGATGTCAATGAAGTCAAATTGCAAAATGAATTGACAAAATTAGCGCCTAATTACGATGCAAAAACAGTCATTGCCTTAACAGTACCCGATGCCGACGCCCAACAAAAATGGGCCGCAAAATCATTGCCTCTAGGCTACATTTCTCCGGCCTTAGCAGATGATTTCATTGCTCAAAATAAAGAGGTTTCAGGGGAATTTCTGCGCTTAGTTGATCATACGGCAGCGACCTTAGAAAATTTCGTGACGGGTGCCGATGAAACGAATCACCATGTCCTCGGTGCAAACTGGGGTACAGAGTTTAAACTACCTGCATTGCAAGTGGATGTGCGGTTAGCGAAGACCGGCGATCGCGCCGTTCACGATCCGACCCAAATTCTGCAAACGGCGCGGGGCATCGAAGCGGGTCACATTTTTCAATTGGGGACGAAATATTCCGAGGCCATGGGAGCGACCTTTACCGACGAAAATGGTAAGGAACAACCCTTGGTGATGGGCTGCTATGGGGTTGGGGTTTCCCGGCTGGCCCAAGCCGCCGTGGAGCAATCCTACGACGAGAATGGCATTATCTGGCCCGTGGCGATCGCCCCTTACCATGCCGTGGTAGTGGTGCCCAATGTTAAGAGTGAAGAACAGATGGCAGCCGCAGAAAAACTCTATGCTGATCTCAATGCCGCTGGGGTCGAGACGATCCTCGATGACCGCAACGAACGGGCCGGGGTGAAATTCAAGGATGCAGAACTGATTGGTATTCCCTTCCGAGTTGTGACGGGCAAATCCCTTAAGGATGGCAAGGTGGAAGTGGTGCGCCGCAAAGAAGGCGATCGCCAAGATCTTGACCTCGATGATGTGGTTGCCACCTTACAAAATTGGGTCAGCGAAGCAACAAGTTAG